The region AAGTGTTTACGATACCTTTGGAACGGGTCACAGTTCCACCTCTATAAGCGCTGCCCTTGGAATGGCCATGGCGAGCTCTTTAAAGAAAGAAGATAGAAAACACATTGCTGTAGTAGGCGATGCGAGTATCGCCAGCGGTATGGCATTTGAAGCCTTAAATCACGCAGGGGTAAGCGGCGCAGACCTTCTGGTTGTTCTCAATGATAATGCGATAGGGATTGATCCGAGTGTAGGGGCGTTAAAAGATTATTTAACTAAGACTAAATCTGGAAAAGAAACGGGTCGCGATAATATCTTTGAATCTCTCAACTTTGATTATTCAGGTCCCGTTGACGGTCACGATTTACCCTCCTTACTTAAAGAACTAGAAAGACAAAAAGACTTAAAAGGGCCTCGACTTTTACACGTGAGAACGGTAAAAGGGAAAGGCTTAAAACAAGCTGAAATAGATCAAGTGCGTTATCATGCACCAGGAAAATTTGATAAAATTACAGGAGAAATTCCTGCTAGTGATACCAGTAAATTACCGCCTAAATTCCAAGATGTATTTGGTCATACTATAGTGGAGCTGGCCAGAGCGAATGAAAAAATAGTTGGGATAACACCGGCTATGCCTACTGGAAGTTCTATGAAAATCATGATGGAAGCGATTCCAGATCGTGCATTTGATGTAGGGATTGCAGAGCAACATGCCGTAACCCTTGCGGCAGGAATGGCCACTCAAGGCTTGGTGCCTTTTTGTAACGTCTATTCTACTTTTTTACAGCGTGCTTACGATCAGGTGATTCACGATGTTGCCCTACAGAAATTGCCAGTCATTTTTTGTCTTGATAGGGCAGGAATAGTAGGTCAAGATGGTGCGACCCATCACGGTGTTTTTGATCTCGCTTATTTGAATTGTATTCCAGACATGATCATTGCAGCGCCTATGGATGCTGTAGAAATGAGAAATATCATGTTTACGGCTTCTCAAGGATTGGACTCGCCTATCGCCATCAGGTACCCGCGTGGTCGTGGTAAGATTCTGAATTGGCAACAAGCTTTTACACCTATTGAAATAGGTTCTTCTAGGCTTTTGAAGAAGGGTAAAGGTATAGCCGTAATCAGCATTGGTCCTATAGGGACGATGATTGAAGACTTGCTTGAAAAAGAAAACCTAGAGGTCACTCACCTCGATGTTCGTTTTTTAAAGCCTATTGATTCTAAAGCTTTAGAAGCTATTTTTAACACCCATGATCACATCATTACTATAGAAGATGGCACCGTAGTCGGTGGTTTGGGAAGTGTTGTTTGCGATCTCGCTTTCGCGAAAGCGTACCGAGGAACCATTCATAAACTAGGCATGCCAGATGCTTTTATAGAACACGGCCCCACAGCCGACTTGCATAAAATAGCAGGAATCGATGCTGAGGCCGTTTTAAAATTGATTAAAAAATTAAATTAAGCCTTATTCAATAATAATCTTCTCTGTTTGAGAACGACCATTTGCAGTCAGTGTCACTAGATAAAAACCAGAACTTATGTTCAGCTGTACCCTAGTTTCATTAGAACTTAAGTTTTTCTCTGTTTCAAACACCCGCTGACCGCTTAAGTTAAATATCTGAATACTCGTTTTAGCCAGATTTTGATTAGAAGTAATAGCTATCACTCCATTAGAAACAGTAGGGTAGATTTTAATCCCTAAGTCATTTGTGTCAAATTCAGAGATGCTTAATGTATCAAAAGTTCCTGTAAACATGCCGCGACCATGAGTTGTGGCAAGTATGGTGTTATCTGCTGTTCTCAGATCCAGGTCCACTACTTTTACATTAGTCATTCCATTGATAAGCGGCTGCCATGAAGGACTGACACTATTGAAGTCACTAGTGGCATAGACACCTGCTTCTGTACCTATAATTACTTCACCAGGTAACAAGGGGTTTGCGAGAATAGCTTTTACTGGTAGGTCTGGTAGGTTTCCTTCTTTTTCACTCCAAGTAGTTCCTCCGTTAGCAGTATACCATATATTTTGTACACCGTAATTGTGCATGGTAACATATATTTCTTGCTCACTAGTTCCAAATTCAACGTCTGAAACACTACCAAGAAAGTTAGGCCCCGTAATAGCAGTCCATTGTGGGTTTGTAGTATTTGCATTAGTAACTACTAAAAGAGCAGATAATTCAGTTCCTACTAATAGTGTTGTGCTGGAAAGTGTATAAGGGGACACTTTCATGGCCGTAGGTCGGTTAGAAGTTATTAGAAAATTTGTTATGGTATTACAAGCTGCAGCGTTAGCAAATAATTGACAGGCGTCTATGGCATTATTGCCACTAAAGCTTTTACTATTGGAGTATAAGTAGTCTAAATTACTATCCAGCTCTGCTACATTGATAAAGTCGCCATCAGCATTGCTTCCACCATCTCCACAATTAGTAGTAGCGATGCAATAACTAAAATTATAATTAGGATAACTCACGTATCTGTGGTTGTTGTACTGTGATGTAATTACAGCATACCCACCTGCATCATCTATTTCCACGTGACCGCCATCTCCACCTAACTCGGTAATAAAATTATTCATTCCAGCTGATGCATCTTGTACAGCCAAAGTACCATTGTCTTGTGAGCCGCCCACAAGGTCATCTCCTCCACCAATATTTGAAGCGATGCTGCCATAGTAGAACTGTGTCACATTATAACCGTTATTTCTAGTAGAAATAGCGGTGGTCGATAAATCGGCAGCGACAAAAGAGTTTGCCCATGAAATACCACCATCGCTTCCTATGACACCTTGGTTAGGGTCTGTTGGGTGGAACGTCAAGGCGTGGATATCAGCATGTACAAAAGAGATGTTTAAATTTTCAAGTCCAAATGCATTTACCCATTTAGAGATTTGGTTCCATGAGGCACCTCCATTTATAGACCTAAAGGAATCGATTCCTCCTGCATAAATAATTTGATCATTAGTAGGGTCTACTTCTATCACTAAATCATAAAAGGCTTGTCCTCTTGTAAAATCGGTAGGGGGAATGGAGCTATCTGCATCATTAGGCTCGTTGATTGCAGTAGTTGTCAGTAAGGCATCGACACTTTTATATAAATTTCCTTCACCTGCTACTTGTGCTGCTATATAAAATAGATTTTGATTTGTTGAAGACGCAGCAATTTCTATACGGTCACCACCTGTAATGGTACTTTGAAGGTTCCAGTTGACTCCATCTGTGGATTGGTACAAACGACCGCCGCCAAAATTTGTTCCGGGTACTGAAATGGTGCCCATATAAAGTTGATTAGTAGCACTTATTTCAAAATCATTTGGAGCCACATAAAAGCTTTGACCGCCAAATATATATTCCATAGAGGTATTTTCTATGCGTGACCAGCTAGTTCCATCGTCAGGACTGCGATAAAGACCTGCGTTTTGAGCTCCTAAAATATTATTTGGATTGGAGATGTTGAAATTGGGTGACGCATAAATGGTAGAGCCTACTCCAACAAAGACTTCACTAGATCCATTGTTATCCCATACAATCACATCAGTAATAAAGAAAATTCCAGCGGTAAATAAATTAGAAGGAGCGTTTAAGTTTCCAGGTCCAGCGGGTGTAATAGGTACTTCGACCCAAGAGCTTCCTCCATCAATAGTTTTATAAAGGCCATTCCCTACAGCTGCTCCCGCAGTATATTGTTCACCTGTTCCTATATAGAAAGTCATGGAATCATTTGGGTCTATCGCATAAGCGCTTACATTTAGATTTGCCGCAAGGCCAGGAATTATAGCCCATACAGAATTAACGTCAGTGATGTCGTTATTTACCCATAAACCGCCACCTACACCGCCGGCAAATACTCTGTTGTAATCTGTGCCATCTCCGTTATTTGCTCCTATGTCATTAGGATCATAAAATGTGACTCTGGTTCTTCCTCCTACATTAGAAGGTCCTCTTTCTTCCCATGCTCTCGAGCTAGAACCCGGAGCGCTTTTTAATATATCGGTAGCTATGCTTTTTACTTTATAAGGAGTTGGTATCCCTGTCGCAGGATTCATGGTCAGTTCCCACATGCGTTCATTATAGGCGTTAGGGGGTAATGAAAGTGCTTTACGTTCGGCTCTTGAAAGTTTTATGGTTTCCTTAAAAGGACTGTTTTCTAAGAATTGCCTGTGGAGCGCTCTAGCCTCTGCGATTCCTTTTTCTTCTTTATTAAAAACAAATAAGCTAATTACGGCAACCGTAAAGACTAAAATACTTGAAACAATTAGTTTTTTATTCATCTGATAAGCATTAATGCCTTAAAGTTAAGACAACTGAGTGGTTTATTTTAAATTTTACCATTGATCACTTCAAATAACCCAATGGACTTACTGTCTGTAAGGGAGGCGACATAACCACAAACGTCTAATATGCGTTCATATTTATCGTTCCCGCTTAATCTTAGTCCTTTGCAGGATTTAAGAATCAATTGATCGTAGGAACTGGTCATTTGCTCAAAATCATTGATACTGGCTCTTATAACCGCATTTAAAATGTCTTGAAGAATTTTATATCCAGCAATTTCCTTTTGAACAACTTCTTCATTATTGTAAACCTTATCAACGGTAATGCTGAGAATGTCTTCAATTTGTGCTTTGTATTTTGACTTATCGGTGAGTGCATGTGGAAAATTACCAGCTAGTATAGCCTCTTCATGTTCCATAAATATAGAGATACAGTCGGTTATAAGATTATTTATAGCTAGTGATCTCAAATAAGACAATCGCTCTGAAGTAGTAGATAACTGGGTGTAAACCTCAGTCCTAATCGTGTCTCTGACAAGCTTGATTAATTGTTCTAGCGCGTGATCTTCACTGATCCAGCCTAAATTGATACCGTCTTCAAAATCAATTATGGTGTAACAAATATCATCTGCAGCTTCTACCAGATAGGTGAGTGGATGGCGGTAGTGAGTCTCCTGCATAGCACCCTTGTTTACCAGCCCTAGTTCCTTTGCTACATCATTAAAATGATCCAGATCTGCTTGAAAGATGCCGTATTTTTTTTGTGAAACGTGTTTGGTAGGTCGATAAGGAAGGGATTCTTTTGGGTACTTGATAAAAGCTCCTAAGGTGGCATAGGAAAGTCTTAACCCGCCAGAGGTCCCTGGACTATCGAGATTTAATAATCGGTATCCATTTGCATTTCCTTCGTATGAGAGCAGGTCTTGTTGTTGCTTTCGCGAAAGCGTACTAATGATCTCAGCTCCTAGTCCAGTCTTAAAATAACTACCTATAGCTTTTTCTCCACTATGACCGAAAGGAGGATTCCCTATATCATGTGCCAAAGCTGCTGCGGCAACTATAGCGCCAAAATCCTGTTGTTTATACCCAGCCGCCTGTAGATCAGGATGCTTTTCTAGAATACGCTGACCAGCCATTCTTCCTAGAGAGCGACCTACAACGCTTACTTCTAGACTGTGCGTAAGGCGGGTATGAACAAATCCTGTCTGACTTAAAGGGATGACTTGAGTTTTGTCCTGAAGGGATCTGAAGTGCTGAGAGAAAATAACCCGATCATAGTCTACTTCAAAGCCCAACCTTAATTCATCTTGTTGCGCTCTAAGCCTAGGTTGTGAGTCGCCATATCTTTTAAGAGATAGTAATTGCTGCCAGTTCATTTGTAATAAATCTTTTGTGCAAGATAAGAATCATTTCAAGCTATAGACTTACCGATTTTACTTTACTATTTCTTAACAATACGAATTGATGAATTAATCATAGCATAACCTGTATACCTGCATTTAGGTCGTTCATTTGCAAAATCTAATTATACATAATGAAGAAGTTAATTTTCGCTTTATTTTTAATACTAACTGCCTTTGCTTCAGCGCAAAATGGTAAAGTTGCAGGATTGATTACAGATAAAGATTTTGATGATGATCCAGTGGCATTTGCCTCTGTTCAGCTTAAAGGAACGACCTTGGGCGCACAGTCTGATATGGATGGAAACTTTTCCATAGTAGCACCAGTAGGAACTTATACGTTGGTAGTAACATTTGTAGGAATGCAAACTGTTGAAATTCCAAATGTAAAAATACAAGAAGGCACTACTACAACGGTTAATATCCCTATGAGTGCAGAAGCTGGAGTCTTGGATACTATTGAGATCGTAGTAACTAAAAGCAGAGAAAGCCAGGAAGCCTTGATACTTGAAAAAAAGAACTCCATAACTATAAAACAATCTATAGGTGCTGAAGAACTTTCACAAAAAGGAGTGAGCGATGCTGAAGGGGCGGTTACTAAAGTAAGTGGTGTATCTAAGCAAGCTGGTGTCAAGAATGTTTTTGTAAGAGGTCTAGGGGACCGTTACAACTCTACTTCCTTAAATGGCTTACCACTACCATCTGATGATCCTGAGTATAAAAATATCTCTTTAGACTTTTTTAGCAGTGATTTAATTGAAAGCGTAGATATTAATAAGGTGTTTGGATCTGAAATTACAGGAGATAATGCTGGTGCAAATATCAATATTGATTTAAAAGGACTTTCAGGCAGAGAAGAATTAGGAGTAGGTTTCTCTACCGGAGCAAACATGCAAACCTTAGGTGCTGAATTTAAAGGTATAGCAGGAGAAGGTTTCTTCGGGTTTAGTGATGCGGAGTTGCCTGTAAATAATCTCAATGTGTACAGTTTCAATAATCAACTCGCTCCTAGTTCAGAAAATAACCTGGTGAACTTAGGTCTTTCTATCAATGGTGGGAAACGTATTGATATAGGAGATAATTACTTGAACATCTACGGGCTTTTGACATTTGACAATGGGTACCGTTTTATTGACGGTAATGTAAAAAACACGAACAGTGCTGGAAGCATCTACTTAGATCAAGATTTTGATAAGTATGAGTATGAAACTTCTCAAATAGGACAGTTCAATCTAGACTATCATTTTGGAAAAAATAACATTGAGTTTTTAACTATGTACATTCATAAAAATACTCAGAGCTTTCAAGAATATGAAGGTATCAATAATCCAGAGCAAGAAGGAGACCGTGTTTTTGTAAGAAGACAGCAAACGAATGACAACAATCTTTACGTGAGTCAATTATTATCTCATTTTCAATTGAGCGATAGACTAGATCTTGACTTAAAGGGATCTTTTAACGCATTAAGAGGTAGTGAGCCAGACCGTAGAAATTTTGAATACTTATTTAGAGATGGTTTTTATTCTCCTAACATTGACTCAGGAGGTAACAACCAGAGATTTTTTAGTAAGGTACAAGAGAACGATTACAACGCAAATGCTTTGTTGAAGTATGACTTCAATACGAATGAAGAGGATGAACGTCCTAACTACTTCACCGTAGGAGGAGATATAAGATGGACGCACCACATTTTTCAGGCAACTACCTTTAACCATACTTTTGACACTCGTGTTGCTGTAGACATTAATGATGTAGACGCTATTTACAATCAACCATCATTAACTTCTGGGAACTTTAGATTAGAGACAGGAAGAGGAAGTGCTATCAACCCACAGGCATTCAATCCATTTTATTACATAGGGGATAAAATCATATTTGCCGGACAAGGAAATTACGTAAAAGGATTCACAGAAAAATTCTTACTTAATGTAGGTATGCGTTTTGAAAATGTAAGTCAAGAAGTGGAATACGATACTAACATTGCTAGAAGTGCTACCAATGGTCCTTCAAAAATCGATGAGAGTCTGTTCCTTCCTAGTCTAGGAATGAAATATTCACTTAACGAAGATAATATCGTTAGACTTGGAGCGAGTAGAACTTATATCATGCCTAGATTTAAGGAAATTGCTCCGTTTAGATATGATAATCCAGGTGGTACAGCTACTCAAGGTAATCCAGATTTAGAAATCTCTAATGTGACTAATTTTGACCTGGCTTATGAATACTATCCTTCTAAAGGGGAACTAATATCACTAACTGGATTTTATAAGAATATTGAAAATCCAATCGCTCGTACAGAAATCCCTAGTGGAGGGAATACACTTACTTACTTAAACGTAGGAGATAAGGCCACTGTAATAGGGGCAGAGTTTGAATTGCGTAAAGACATCTTCTCAAAAGAAATGCCAGAAGCAGGATTAGAAATGGATCGCGAGACTAAATTTGCTTTAGGTTTTAACGCTTCTTATATCTACAGCAAGCAAGAATTAAATGATCCTTTAGCACAGTTTACAGAAACGAGTACCGCGCTACAAGGTGCTGCTCCAGTGCTAGTAAATCTAGATATCAACTACAATACGTTTATCAACAAGAGCAATGTAAATACGGCATTGGTATTCAACTATTTTACAGAACGTGTTTACTCTGTAGGTACTCGTGGTTTTGAAAATATAAAAGAAATAGGTGTGCCAACCCTAGACTTTGTAAGCTCTATAGGTATAGGAGAAAACGGCAAACTTTCTTTAAAAGCTAGAAACCTCTTGAATCCAGAATACCGTTTAGAACGAGAAAGCAACGACGGTAACATTGTTTTAAGCAATTACAAACGTGGACTTGACATTAGCTTAGGATACAGCTATAAGTTTTAAAGGTTTGGTAATCTTTAGATAACCTTAATCGCATTATTACGATGTTACTTTGTGCCAACAAACAAACTCAAAATATTTAAATTCAACAAAATGAAAAAATTAATCTTATCTGTAATTGCCATAGCTTCTATCGCCTTTACATCTTGTGAAACTGATGATATCGTTATAGTAGGTGGAGGAACCGATGAATCTTTAAACCTTGCAGGAAACGTTCTTGAAAACAGAACACTTACCGCAGGAAATGCTTACGTCCTTAATGGGCCTATGTTTATTAAAAGTGGAGCAACTTTAACTATTGAGCCAGGAACTACTATTACAGCACAAGCTGGTGGTACTGACGTTTATTTATTAGTAGAAAGAGGTGGACGCATTGTAGCAGATGGAACTGCAAATGCACCTATTCGATTTACAAGTTCTTCAAGAACTCCTGCTGCTTGGGGTGGTGTGATCATTAATGGTAACGCTTTTATCTCAGGTCAAAATCCACAAGGACAGAATGAAGCTGGTACAGAGGTCAACACCGGTATTCTTTTCGGTGGAGATAACGATACAGAAGATTCTGGTATCTTAGACTATGTGATCATTGAATATACAGGAGCACGTATAGATGGTGATGCAGAGCACAATGGTCTTACTCTTAACGGTGTAGGTTCTGGAACGACACTTTCTAATATCTGGATTGCAAATGGTGATGATGACGCTATTGAATTCTTTGGTGGATCTGTCAACGCATCTAACATCTTTGTACTAAATGCTAAGGATGATATGTTTGATGTAACTCAAGGTTATAGAGGTACATTAACTAATCTTTACGGAGTACGTGAAGCAGGTTATGTTGCTGTAACTTCTGACCCAAGAGGTATTGAGGCAGATGGTAATCTTGATGGTAATTCTCCGTCAGATAATACGCAGTCGGTATTCACTGTAAATAATGTGACCATTGCTACTTATGGAAACTCGGTAGATTTCTCTGACTTGATTAAAGTACGTCGTGGTGCTACAGCTACTATCAATAATGCGCTAGCAGGTACATTTGGTACAGCAACAGCTTCTGACTTTATCGATCTAGAAGATTCTAGAGGTAACTCAACTGCTGCAACGGTTATCAATGCAACAGCAAATGGTACTGCAGACGGTACAGATATAAAAAATAGTCCAGGTGCTACAGTAACTGTTACAGGAACTAACACAGGAACTGATGCAAGCTTATTTGCTTGGACGGGTTATATGTTCTAGTACTCTTCTAAATACCATTTCAAAAGGCTGCTCTATCGAGTGGCCTTTTTTGCGTTAAAGCGCTTTGTATTATTCCGCTTTCGCGAAAGCGATATCATCAATAAACAGCTTTATTGATAACAATAGCATAACATTTAATCGAGGCAGATAGCCGACTTTTGCAAATTGATTAAACAAAGGAAATGTCAGATATTTATATTTACATGCTTATCATTCTTGCGGGACTTGCTGTTACAGACCTTGTCGTAGGAGTGAGCAACGATGCCGTTAACTTTTTAAACAGTGCCATAGGTTCTAAAGCGATCAGTTTTAAAACCATTATGATCATTGCAAGTGTAGGAATAGCCTTTGGTGCGCTTTCCTCTAGTGGAATGATGGAAGTCGCACGTAAAGGGATTTTTGTTCCTGGAGAATTTTATTTTGACGAGGTCATGATCATATTCATGGCAGTTATGATTACTGATATTTTACTGTTAGACTTCTTTAATAGTATGGGATTGCCTACCTCAACGACTGTTTCCATTGTTTTTGAATTATTAGGAGCAGCCGTATGTATGTCCATTATTAAGATCAATGAAAATGATTCGGAAACTTTATTGGATTTAGGAAAATATATTGCGTCTGATACCGCACTAGAAATTATTTTAGGAATCTTACTTTCTGTGGTTATTGCTTTTGTTATTGGTGGATTGGTTCAATTTTTTTCTAGATTGTTACTCACCTTTAATTATGAAGGGAGGCCTCCGTTTCTAGCAGCTATTTTTGGAGGAGTATCCCTTACCAGTCTTTTTTACTTTATCATTTTTAAAGGTCTTAAAGGAGCAGACTTAGGTGCCGTAACGGAATTTATAGCTACAACTAATGTGCAAACTTTTATAGGTGTTGCTTTTTTAATCTGGACTATTTTTAGTTTTATCTACGTTTACGCTTTCAAGTGGGATATTTATAAACTGATTATTATTTTAGGGACCTTTGGTCTTGCCATGGCCTTTGCAGGAAACGATTTGGTGAACTTTATAGGAGTTCCTATAGGTGCTTACCAAGCATGGGAATATGCTGAAGGAACTGGTCTTCCAGCAAATGAAATCGGTATGAGTTTCTTGAGTGGTCAATTACCCTCTAATAAATGGTTGCTTGTAGTTGCAGGGTTAATCATGGTAGCAACTCTTTGGTTTTCATCAAAGGCACAAGCTGTTGTAAAAACCTCAGTAGATCTCGCCAGACAAGACTCGGGTACAGAGCGTTTCCAGTCTAATTTTTTATCTAGAATTTTAGTACGTTATTCATTGTACGTTGCTGAAGGGATACAACAAGTCATGCCAGAAAGAGCAGCAAACTATATCTCTTCTAGGTTTGAAAAGCTTCCAGTTCCCGCTGTAATTCCTAAACACGCTGATAAGCCTGCATTTGATTATGTGCGTGCGTCAGTAAATCTTATGGTGGCCAGTGTGCTTATTTCCATAGCTACTTCTTATAAATTACCTCTTTCTACTACCTATGTCACCTTTATGGTAGCGATGGGAACCTCGCTTGCTGATAGAGCTTGGGGTACAGAAAGTGCTGTGTATAGAATCGCAGGAGTATTGAATGTTATAGGGGGATGGTTTTTTACTGCTTTTAGTGCCTTTACAGCAGCAGCAGTATTTGCTTACCTTATTTATTTAGGTGGGATGTATGCCGTTGTAGCTTTAGTTGTCCTAGCGATATTGCTCATCATACGCAGTTTTATAGGTCATAAAAAGTCTCAAAAAGAGCAAGAAGTAACCGACCAACTTCAAAAGGCAGAGAGCAAGACCATTCAAGGTATTATCAATGAAAGCTCTGATAACGTCGCTACCGTTTTTAAACGCTCTAAGCGTATTTATAAGAACACCTTAGATGGTTTAATAGCACAAGACCTCGCTATTTTAAAAGCGTCTAAAAAGGAAAGTAAAAAACTTGCTGGAGAGATAGACGACCTGCGTAACAACATCTTCTTCTTTATTAAAAACTTGGACGATCAGAATTTAGGCGCGAGTAAGTTCTATATTGATGTACTAGGGAACCTTCAAGATATTTCTCAATCGCTAGACTATATTTCTAAAGCGAGTAATACGCATATAAGCAATAATCACAAAAGCTTAAAATTTACTCAAATCAAGGATCTTAAGGAGATCATATTGCGTATTCACGAGATTTTTAACGATGCACAAGAGATTTTTAGCACCAAGGACTTTAGTAGTTTAGAGGCTATTATTCTTGAAAAACGCGAACTCATTAATCTGGTTAATGAAAAAATTGATAAACAAGTAAAACGTACTAAGGATGCTGACGAATCACCTAAAAACACCACCTTGTACTTCAGCCTTTTATTAGAAACGCGAGATTTAATGAAGGAAACTATTCAGATTGTAGAGCAATATTACCGAGAGTACGATGCTTCTAAAACAGAACCTATGCAATAGGAAACACCTCAAAAAGATGAAAAGCCGACTTCAACGAGTCGGCTTTTTTTATGTCTTTATGTTAGGGGAATACCAGTTGAATCTATGGGAATCGAATCTTCCTTTTTCTTTTTAATAGCCTACGGATAGACCCGTTTTAGTTTAAGAGAAAGCATAACATCATTTCTATTTATCTTCACACAAGTCACTGCATTCTATTTTTAATTCATTTAAACAATAGGGTGTATAAGTGTTCCGCTTTCGCGAAAGCGGTATTCCAATAAGTAGCCTATAAAAACACGAACTCCTATACGCGTACAGGCTTGTGGTGCTTACTTGTGGTCCATAAATAGGCAGAAGCAGCATTCCCTATATCAAATTTTCAGGGGCTTCTTGATGCGCATAAAAAAAGGCATTTACCCTTAGATAAATGCCTTTTAATTTAACCGAAATAGCTTAAGCTACTTTTTCCTCTTCTTTAAATTCTGAGGAGTCATTTGGTACTGCTATTTTTTCTGGATTTTTAAATCGTTGGATCCTTAATTTTGCTCTGTGTACTAAATACAATAGCACAGGTATGATAATTAACGTCAGGAACGTAGCAAATAACAAACCGAAGATCACCGTCCAGGCTAGTGGTCCCCAGAAAATGACGTTATCTCCACCCATATAGATGTTAGGGTCAAATTCACTAAATAAACTAAAAAAGTCGATGTTGAAACCTATAGCAAGCGGAATCAAACCTAAGACCGTAGTAATAGCTGTTAGTATCACAGGACGCAAACGCGCTTTCCCTGCCTGTACTATTG is a window of Nonlabens sp. MB-3u-79 DNA encoding:
- a CDS encoding inorganic phosphate transporter, giving the protein MSDIYIYMLIILAGLAVTDLVVGVSNDAVNFLNSAIGSKAISFKTIMIIASVGIAFGALSSSGMMEVARKGIFVPGEFYFDEVMIIFMAVMITDILLLDFFNSMGLPTSTTVSIVFELLGAAVCMSIIKINENDSETLLDLGKYIASDTALEIILGILLSVVIAFVIGGLVQFFSRLLLTFNYEGRPPFLAAIFGGVSLTSLFYFIIFKGLKGADLGAVTEFIATTNVQTFIGVAFLIWTIFSFIYVYAFKWDIYKLIIILGTFGLAMAFAGNDLVNFIGVPIGAYQAWEYAEGTGLPANEIGMSFLSGQLPSNKWLLVVAGLIMVATLWFSSKAQAVVKTSVDLARQDSGTERFQSNFLSRILVRYSLYVAEGIQQVMPERAANYISSRFEKLPVPAVIPKHADKPAFDYVRASVNLMVASVLISIATSYKLPLSTTYVTFMVAMGTSLADRAWGTESAVYRIAGVLNVIGGWFFTAFSAFTAAAVFAYLIYLGGMYAVVALVVLAILLIIRSFIGHKKSQKEQEVTDQLQKAESKTIQGIINESSDNVATVFKRSKRIYKNTLDGLIAQDLAILKASKKESKKLAGEIDDLRNNIFFFIKNLDDQNLGASKFYIDVLGNLQDISQSLDYISKASNTHISNNHKSLKFTQIKDLKEIILRIHEIFNDAQEIFSTKDFSSLEAIILEKRELINLVNEKIDKQVKRTKDADESPKNTTLYFSLLLETRDLMKETIQIVEQYYREYDASKTEPMQ